The Nitrospira sp. genome contains a region encoding:
- a CDS encoding prepilin-type N-terminal cleavage/methylation domain-containing protein: protein MIRRIRESTGFTLIEVMMVLAILSILAALAMISHRHFVEKARSVEAEVALAEIDRLQTLYYANHGTYSGDLNAIGFSLSSTLKYYKVTVRLEKGGASFQASAVPLSSEKTQPALVLTHSKDGTFLQRTDPVKLAGPSGGATESGGALSADQGTGGAGAGAGGNPAKANCRQGGEATVAADGLLDMNFCFK from the coding sequence ATGATTCGACGAATCAGAGAAAGCACGGGTTTCACGTTGATTGAAGTGATGATGGTCCTAGCCATTCTCAGCATTCTCGCCGCATTGGCCATGATCTCGCATAGACATTTCGTGGAGAAAGCGCGATCGGTGGAGGCCGAGGTGGCGCTGGCGGAAATCGACCGTCTTCAAACGCTCTACTACGCCAACCATGGAACGTATTCGGGTGATCTGAATGCGATCGGGTTTTCGTTGAGCTCGACTCTCAAGTACTACAAGGTGACGGTTCGCTTAGAGAAAGGAGGAGCATCATTCCAAGCAAGTGCGGTTCCTCTTTCCAGCGAAAAGACACAGCCGGCTTTGGTCTTGACGCATAGCAAGGATGGGACATTTCTGCAGAGGACCGATCCGGTGAAGCTTGCTGGACCGAGTGGAGGCGCAACTGAGTCCGGCGGAGCCCTTTCCGCAGATCAGGGAACGGGCGGAGCGGGTGCTGGGGCAGGAGGTAACCCAGCAAAAGCCAATTGCAGACAAGGGGGCGAGGCGACCGTCGCGGCAGATGGGTTGCTCGATATGAACTTCTGCTTCAAGTAA
- a CDS encoding methyl-accepting chemotaxis protein, giving the protein MKTATAAKPASPTVDRRNGFFVHRIQKGYVAWIGLLLFLYSALFFTMAFYGAHIKPMVALYTSDSMEERQVAAEEMLMLSKTVWVAVPVLFFGSVIFSLIVTRRVAGPLYRLDESIQQWAKGNLRWRMQFRSSDRLDELAATANQALENIEQSFAHIQHQAHTLRAALLKIEQVGSSDVEEARNALDDIAATVQRFDFGSRRELPTKLR; this is encoded by the coding sequence ATGAAGACAGCCACCGCCGCAAAACCTGCTTCCCCCACTGTCGACCGTCGAAACGGGTTTTTTGTCCATCGAATTCAAAAGGGTTATGTCGCCTGGATCGGACTGTTACTGTTCCTCTACTCGGCGCTGTTCTTCACGATGGCCTTTTATGGCGCCCATATCAAACCCATGGTGGCGCTGTATACCAGCGATTCGATGGAAGAACGCCAAGTTGCCGCGGAAGAAATGCTGATGCTGAGCAAGACGGTCTGGGTCGCCGTTCCGGTGTTGTTTTTTGGTTCGGTCATTTTCAGTCTCATTGTGACACGGCGTGTTGCAGGCCCGCTCTATCGGCTCGATGAAAGCATTCAGCAATGGGCGAAGGGAAATCTTCGTTGGAGAATGCAATTTCGCTCGAGTGACCGATTGGACGAACTGGCTGCGACCGCCAATCAGGCCTTGGAAAATATTGAGCAGTCCTTTGCTCATATTCAGCACCAGGCGCATACGCTGAGAGCGGCGTTGCTGAAAATCGAACAGGTTGGATCGTCGGATGTTGAGGAGGCGCGTAACGCCCTCGATGACATTGCTGCAACCGTACAGCGATTCGACTTCGGATCGCGTCGTGAGTTACCCACGAAACTCCGATGA
- a CDS encoding DUF3565 domain-containing protein, whose amino-acid sequence MQQPIIGYHQDEYGDWVADLACGHGQHVRHQPPFINRPWVLTLAGRTQHLGSILNCKKCEESAAEVPRDSEQALP is encoded by the coding sequence ATGCAACAGCCGATCATCGGATATCATCAGGATGAATATGGCGACTGGGTGGCTGATCTGGCGTGTGGACATGGGCAGCACGTACGGCATCAGCCACCGTTCATCAATCGCCCTTGGGTCCTGACCCTGGCCGGGCGCACCCAGCACCTAGGCTCTATCCTGAACTGCAAGAAGTGCGAGGAATCTGCGGCTGAGGTCCCCCGGGATTCCGAACAAGCCCTGCCATAG
- a CDS encoding heme-binding protein, with product MQTRKSPLIVFAIALLSLGSLTAPLLAAAEELPKESVLSLGSASKAIQAALEACKKDGYRVSVSVVDRAGVLRAMGRADGAGPHTVDSSRKKAYTAASVRRPTSELADLIAKVPTLQALRDMNGEILILGGGLPIEIGGDVVGGIGVGGAPGAHLDDACAQQGLDAIGAAPKVPAAK from the coding sequence ATGCAAACACGAAAAAGTCCGTTAATCGTCTTCGCCATAGCTCTGTTGTCACTGGGAAGCTTGACCGCCCCCCTCTTGGCTGCTGCCGAGGAGTTGCCGAAAGAGTCCGTGTTGTCGCTTGGGTCAGCCAGCAAAGCGATTCAAGCTGCATTGGAAGCCTGCAAGAAAGATGGGTATCGAGTCAGCGTTTCCGTCGTTGATCGTGCCGGTGTCCTTCGTGCGATGGGGCGTGCCGATGGCGCCGGGCCGCATACGGTCGATAGCAGCCGAAAGAAGGCGTATACGGCAGCGAGTGTGCGACGCCCGACCAGCGAGTTGGCCGATCTCATTGCGAAAGTTCCCACGTTGCAGGCGCTTCGCGACATGAACGGTGAGATTCTGATTCTGGGTGGAGGACTTCCTATCGAAATCGGCGGAGACGTGGTTGGGGGAATCGGTGTCGGCGGAGCACCGGGAGCCCATCTGGATGATGCCTGCGCCCAGCAGGGTCTTGACGCGATCGGTGCAGCTCCTAAGGTTCCCGCAGCCAAGTGA
- a CDS encoding glycogen debranching enzyme family protein — MKPSYVVHEANPADDEIRTIVIRKDECQSLDHALSLEWLETNGRGGFASGTVAGANTRRYHALLLTARKPPSDRYVLVNHVEEWVHIDGEEFSLSTNLYPGAVHPQGYVHCTSFTSTPWPTWTFVYHGKKIQREILCLRGRDLVIVRWKLAGATKAGGILRVRPMVTGRDYHGLHRENGTLSIESKLEEGQVYWRPYRDLPGIQAVHSGAYRHVPDWYRRLEFPVERERGLDCEEDWWSPGEFLFELQPGKEHTLTFSSEDVGRFDVAALIRRERARRARLRKAMPEADPLAVAFQRAAEAFVSVRGDKQTVIAGYPWFTDWGRDTFISLPGLCLVTGRHEMARQIIESFSPHVSEGMVPNRFPDNGEEPEYNTIDASLWFVYAVDRYLAYSQDTPHVRSIAWPAIKQILNGYRRGTRYNIHMDRDGLISGGTAGVQLTWMDAKIGDQVVTPRYGKPVEIQALWIRALDIGARLAAQFGEPDYATGCRTDRARAVEAFRTKFWHEGGNYLYDTIDGPAGKDASIRPNQIYAIALCDDLVTMEQARQILHIVKDHLLTPVGLRTLSPKDSRYRGRIEGGVSERDSAYHQGTVWPYLLGPFVTAWVKAFGTGIKARSQARSFLEGLAAHLREACVGHISEVFDGDPPHRPRGCPAQAWSIAEPLRAMAEDLGTPTTPERVRSPRRKSTVTR; from the coding sequence ATGAAACCGTCATACGTCGTTCATGAAGCGAATCCCGCGGATGACGAGATACGGACCATAGTGATCCGCAAAGACGAGTGCCAAAGTCTCGATCATGCACTCAGCCTTGAATGGCTGGAGACGAACGGTCGAGGCGGGTTCGCTTCGGGGACCGTGGCCGGAGCCAATACACGCCGCTACCATGCGCTCTTGTTGACCGCGCGGAAACCGCCCAGCGATCGGTATGTGCTGGTCAATCATGTCGAGGAATGGGTTCACATCGACGGCGAAGAGTTTTCTCTATCGACGAATCTCTACCCAGGCGCAGTCCATCCTCAGGGATATGTCCACTGCACCTCATTCACATCAACGCCCTGGCCGACATGGACCTTTGTGTATCATGGCAAAAAGATTCAACGCGAGATCTTGTGCCTTCGGGGACGCGACCTTGTCATCGTGCGATGGAAGTTGGCAGGCGCAACAAAGGCTGGCGGGATTCTTCGCGTCCGGCCTATGGTGACGGGCCGTGACTATCATGGACTGCATCGCGAGAACGGAACGCTTTCGATAGAATCCAAACTCGAGGAAGGACAGGTGTACTGGCGGCCTTACCGTGACTTGCCTGGCATACAAGCGGTTCATTCAGGTGCCTATCGACATGTCCCCGATTGGTACCGTCGCCTGGAGTTTCCGGTGGAACGGGAGCGAGGGCTTGATTGCGAGGAGGATTGGTGGTCCCCGGGAGAGTTTCTCTTCGAATTGCAACCGGGAAAGGAACACACGCTGACGTTCAGCAGCGAAGACGTCGGCAGGTTCGACGTCGCCGCCCTCATTCGCCGTGAGCGCGCTCGTCGTGCGCGGTTACGAAAGGCCATGCCGGAAGCTGACCCGCTGGCTGTGGCGTTTCAGCGTGCAGCGGAAGCGTTTGTGTCGGTGCGAGGCGACAAGCAGACCGTGATCGCAGGGTATCCTTGGTTCACGGATTGGGGACGAGATACGTTCATTTCCCTTCCGGGGCTGTGCCTGGTCACAGGACGGCATGAAATGGCTCGGCAAATTATTGAATCGTTTTCCCCTCATGTATCGGAAGGGATGGTTCCCAATCGATTTCCTGACAATGGGGAAGAGCCGGAGTACAACACGATCGATGCATCGCTGTGGTTCGTGTATGCCGTCGATCGGTATCTCGCCTACAGTCAGGATACGCCGCATGTCCGATCAATCGCTTGGCCGGCGATCAAACAGATTCTCAATGGGTATCGCCGCGGTACGCGGTACAACATCCATATGGACCGCGACGGGCTCATCAGCGGAGGAACCGCGGGTGTCCAGCTCACGTGGATGGACGCGAAAATCGGCGATCAGGTAGTCACGCCGCGGTATGGAAAGCCGGTCGAAATTCAGGCGTTGTGGATCAGGGCGTTGGACATCGGCGCACGTCTTGCCGCACAATTTGGAGAGCCGGATTATGCCACGGGTTGTCGGACGGACCGGGCACGAGCGGTCGAGGCGTTCCGTACGAAATTCTGGCACGAAGGCGGAAACTATCTGTACGATACGATCGATGGTCCCGCGGGTAAGGATGCGTCGATACGCCCTAATCAGATCTATGCGATTGCTCTGTGCGATGATCTTGTGACGATGGAACAAGCGAGACAAATTCTTCACATCGTCAAAGACCATCTCCTGACTCCCGTGGGGCTGAGAACGCTCTCGCCGAAGGATAGCCGCTATCGAGGACGAATTGAAGGCGGAGTTTCGGAACGCGATAGTGCGTACCACCAGGGAACGGTGTGGCCCTACCTACTCGGACCCTTTGTGACGGCGTGGGTGAAAGCATTCGGTACCGGTATCAAAGCAAGAAGCCAGGCCAGATCGTTTCTCGAAGGTCTGGCGGCTCATTTACGAGAGGCCTGCGTGGGACATATTTCTGAGGTTTTTGACGGAGATCCTCCCCATCGGCCACGCGGATGTCCGGCGCAAGCTTGGTCGATCGCGGAGCCGCTACGCGCGATGGCCGAGGACCTTGGAACACCGACCACCCCCGAACGGGTTCGTTCACCGCGACGCAAGAGTACGGTGACTAGGTAG
- a CDS encoding glucosidase — protein MRQVSRTSSQSQLPQGAERKRLDEDAARKRHWKRWGPYLSERAWGTVREDYSPHGTAWEAFPHDHARSRAYRWNEDGLAGISDRHQYICFAIALWNGRDPILKERIFGLTGNEGNHGEDVKEYYFYLDSTPTHSYMKYLYKYQQSEFPYAKLVEENRSRPREALEYELIDTGIFDENRYFDVVVEYAKATAEDLYVRIHITNRGPDQAEVTLLPTLWFRNTWSWGLDARRPRLREGKAVNEMSVIELDHEYYGRRRLWCERQPTLLFTENETNTRRLYGDQEGAQYVKDSFHDYVIRGRKDAVSPEKVGSKAAAHYTVTLSPGATDIVRLRLTNEMDANGFDVTKCEGLFKKRIQEADEFYDELAPPDLSEDARRVQRQAFAGLLWSKQFYHYDLKRWLVGDPGMPDPPHERLRGRNSDWTHLYNADVISMPDKWEYPWYAAWDLAFHCIPLALVDSTFAKEQLILMLREWYMHPNGQIPAYEWAFGDVNPPVHAWAAWRVYKIEKKRRGVGDRVFLERVFHKLLLNFTWWVNRKDADGKNIFQGGFLGLDNIGVFDRSAPLPTDGHIEQSDATSWMGMYCLNMLSIALELARDDRAYEDVASKFFEHFVYICRAMNNIGGEKIELWNREDGFFYDVLHLPDGQTLPLKIRSLVGLIPLFAVETLDSELIDRLPRFKHRMQWFIENRPDFSAHVETHSRDGEVRRFLSLVNPVRLKSVLRYMLDEEEFLSPYGIRALSRYHKDHPYVLSIMGTDYRVDYEPAESSTGLFGGNSNWRGPIWFPVNYLLIESLQKFHYFLGDEYKVEYPTRSGRSVSLNEVAAELSRRLTHIFLRDKTGRRPVFGGTKKFQEDPYWRDAIPFYEFFHGDNGAGIGASHQTGWTGLVAKLIQQSGE, from the coding sequence GTGAGACAAGTCAGCCGGACGTCTTCTCAATCTCAACTTCCTCAAGGCGCTGAGCGGAAACGGCTCGACGAAGATGCGGCCCGCAAACGGCATTGGAAGCGATGGGGACCCTATCTGAGTGAGCGCGCCTGGGGAACGGTGCGTGAAGACTATAGTCCTCACGGAACTGCCTGGGAGGCCTTTCCGCATGACCACGCCCGCTCGCGTGCCTATCGCTGGAACGAAGACGGCCTTGCCGGTATTTCTGATCGTCATCAATATATCTGCTTCGCCATCGCTCTCTGGAATGGGCGCGATCCGATTCTGAAGGAACGGATATTCGGTTTGACGGGTAACGAGGGAAATCATGGCGAGGATGTAAAAGAGTACTATTTCTATTTAGATTCAACACCTACTCACTCATATATGAAGTATTTGTATAAGTATCAACAGTCTGAATTTCCATACGCGAAACTAGTCGAGGAGAATCGCAGCCGCCCACGTGAGGCCCTTGAATATGAGCTGATCGACACAGGAATTTTTGACGAGAATCGTTATTTCGATGTCGTCGTGGAGTATGCCAAGGCGACCGCAGAAGATCTCTATGTTCGTATTCACATCACCAATCGTGGTCCGGATCAGGCGGAGGTGACACTGTTGCCCACTCTCTGGTTTCGGAATACCTGGTCGTGGGGACTGGATGCGCGCCGACCGAGGCTACGTGAAGGGAAAGCGGTAAACGAGATGAGCGTGATCGAACTGGATCACGAATATTACGGCCGGCGTCGCCTTTGGTGCGAGAGGCAACCCACGTTGCTGTTTACTGAGAATGAAACAAATACCCGGCGACTGTACGGCGATCAAGAGGGTGCCCAATATGTCAAAGACAGTTTTCACGATTACGTGATACGGGGGCGGAAGGATGCTGTGAGTCCCGAGAAGGTGGGCTCAAAAGCTGCTGCGCACTATACGGTCACTTTGTCTCCCGGCGCCACGGACATCGTTCGCTTGCGTTTGACCAATGAAATGGACGCAAACGGCTTCGACGTGACCAAGTGTGAAGGCCTCTTTAAGAAGCGGATTCAGGAGGCCGACGAGTTCTATGACGAACTGGCCCCACCTGATCTCTCCGAGGACGCGAGGCGGGTGCAGCGACAGGCATTCGCCGGATTATTGTGGAGCAAACAGTTCTACCACTATGACCTGAAGCGTTGGCTTGTCGGCGATCCAGGAATGCCGGATCCTCCTCACGAGCGACTCCGCGGAAGGAATTCCGACTGGACGCATCTCTACAACGCCGACGTGATTTCGATGCCGGACAAGTGGGAGTATCCGTGGTATGCCGCCTGGGATTTGGCGTTCCATTGCATCCCACTTGCCCTTGTTGATTCAACGTTTGCCAAGGAACAGCTCATCCTTATGTTGAGGGAATGGTACATGCATCCGAACGGGCAGATTCCGGCGTACGAATGGGCGTTCGGAGACGTCAACCCTCCGGTTCATGCCTGGGCTGCCTGGCGTGTCTACAAGATCGAAAAAAAGAGGAGAGGAGTCGGTGACCGTGTTTTTCTTGAACGCGTGTTCCATAAGCTGCTCCTGAACTTCACGTGGTGGGTCAATCGAAAAGATGCCGATGGAAAAAACATCTTTCAAGGCGGGTTTTTGGGGCTGGACAATATCGGTGTGTTCGATCGCAGCGCCCCGCTGCCGACCGACGGGCATATCGAACAGTCGGATGCCACCAGCTGGATGGGGATGTATTGCTTGAACATGCTCTCGATCGCACTGGAACTGGCTCGCGATGATCGGGCGTACGAGGATGTCGCGAGCAAGTTCTTCGAGCACTTCGTGTACATCTGCAGGGCTATGAACAACATCGGCGGTGAGAAAATCGAGCTCTGGAACAGAGAAGACGGATTTTTTTACGACGTCTTGCATCTGCCGGACGGACAAACCCTTCCGCTCAAGATCCGCTCGCTCGTCGGGTTGATCCCGCTCTTCGCGGTGGAAACGCTCGACTCTGAGTTGATCGACAGGCTCCCTCGGTTTAAGCACCGCATGCAGTGGTTCATCGAAAACCGTCCGGATTTCAGCGCCCATGTCGAGACCCACTCACGGGATGGAGAAGTCCGGAGGTTTTTGTCCCTCGTCAATCCCGTGCGGCTGAAGTCGGTCTTACGGTACATGCTCGATGAGGAGGAATTTCTCTCGCCCTATGGCATCCGCGCGCTCTCTCGCTACCACAAGGATCACCCCTATGTGCTTTCCATCATGGGCACAGACTATCGGGTGGACTATGAGCCTGCCGAATCGAGCACCGGACTCTTCGGAGGCAATTCGAATTGGCGGGGGCCTATCTGGTTTCCGGTCAACTATCTCTTGATCGAGTCGCTCCAGAAGTTCCACTATTTTCTCGGTGACGAATACAAAGTCGAATATCCGACACGATCCGGTCGATCAGTTTCCTTGAATGAGGTCGCCGCAGAACTTTCGCGCCGACTCACGCATATCTTTCTTCGAGACAAAACCGGCCGGCGTCCCGTGTTCGGAGGCACCAAGAAGTTCCAGGAGGATCCTTACTGGCGAGACGCCATCCCTTTTTACGAGTTCTTCCATGGCGACAACGGAGCCGGTATCGGCGCCAGCCATCAGACCGGATGGACGGGACTTGTCGCAAAGTTGATTCAACAATCAGGGGAATGA
- a CDS encoding right-handed parallel beta-helix repeat-containing protein, whose translation MRQVLLCSMCVFLVIAGIGVAGAENAIPVPRTITVALDGSGDFSSIQEAVDSAGKGDTVLIKAGVYAQDLTVHSKEKLKIAGAGTDKVVLSGRGEMVGVLHVGKWPYGATDIEISDLTINEHGGHALGIFNGNRITLRHLHVKGMVFGQQVQGVRIEDCVIGGSETTGVHFSDSQALLTGTVIHDNDHGVNVTGKSTLRLERNVITKNLFEAVVVGDQATAVLLNNTLVKNGGGAAFLGTSVNEASGNIVSLNKIGFLVAPSSQTKTSYNALFNNEANYMRAGSPNLHAPELKAESDITADPHFVDAAHDDFRLRPDTTLLDHGGFRYLGALPPLLLPVSKHQ comes from the coding sequence ATGCGACAGGTTCTACTCTGTTCGATGTGCGTCTTTCTCGTGATCGCCGGGATCGGTGTCGCGGGCGCTGAGAATGCCATACCGGTCCCACGGACGATCACTGTGGCGCTCGACGGCTCCGGAGATTTCTCGTCCATCCAAGAGGCAGTCGACAGCGCCGGGAAAGGCGATACGGTGCTGATCAAGGCCGGTGTCTATGCGCAGGACCTGACCGTCCACAGTAAAGAAAAGCTTAAGATCGCCGGTGCCGGAACGGACAAGGTCGTGTTGTCTGGACGAGGCGAAATGGTCGGCGTGCTGCATGTGGGCAAGTGGCCGTACGGGGCGACGGATATCGAGATCAGTGATCTCACGATCAATGAACATGGAGGGCATGCCCTCGGTATTTTTAATGGAAACCGCATCACGCTCCGTCATCTTCATGTGAAGGGGATGGTGTTCGGCCAGCAGGTGCAAGGCGTTCGTATCGAGGACTGTGTGATCGGCGGGAGTGAAACGACGGGGGTACACTTCTCTGATTCTCAGGCCTTGCTGACCGGCACTGTGATCCATGACAACGATCATGGTGTGAATGTGACCGGAAAGTCCACCCTCCGGCTTGAACGAAACGTCATCACGAAAAATCTGTTCGAAGCTGTGGTGGTGGGCGATCAGGCAACGGCGGTCTTGCTCAATAACACCCTCGTCAAAAACGGTGGGGGAGCGGCATTCCTCGGCACGTCTGTGAACGAGGCATCGGGGAATATTGTGAGCCTCAACAAGATCGGCTTTCTCGTCGCGCCGTCAAGTCAAACCAAGACCTCATATAACGCTCTGTTCAACAATGAGGCGAACTACATGCGGGCCGGATCTCCGAATCTTCACGCGCCGGAGCTGAAAGCCGAGTCGGATATTACTGCTGACCCACACTTTGTAGATGCGGCGCACGATGACTTTCGCTTAAGGCCGGATACGACTCTTCTTGATCACGGAGGGTTCCGATATCTTGGAGCGCTCCCGCCTCTTTTGCTGCCCGTATCGAAGCATCAATAA
- a CDS encoding dephospho-CoA kinase has translation MILVGLTGGLATGKSTVASMFQACGAVVIDADELARKVVQPGRPAWRDIVRRFGKSILNSDGTINRQRLGQTVFHDKTKLRQLERIIHPRVARAQARLTKQAAQRDPGAVVVYDVPLLFEAGIDTRVDTIIVVSADQKTQLARLKKRNGLTGAEALRRIRSQMPLTMKRRRADYVLDGTKTRSNLAQDVARLLMHFKSPSHSIASPE, from the coding sequence ATGATTCTGGTTGGACTCACGGGAGGCCTCGCCACCGGGAAAAGCACCGTCGCGAGCATGTTTCAGGCGTGCGGCGCCGTCGTGATCGATGCCGACGAATTGGCTCGAAAAGTCGTCCAGCCCGGCCGGCCGGCCTGGCGAGACATCGTTCGCCGATTTGGAAAATCCATCCTGAACTCTGACGGAACGATCAATCGGCAGAGATTAGGCCAGACCGTGTTTCATGACAAGACCAAACTCAGGCAACTCGAGCGAATTATCCATCCTCGCGTCGCGCGCGCGCAGGCCAGACTGACGAAACAGGCAGCTCAGCGAGACCCGGGTGCTGTCGTGGTGTACGATGTCCCCTTGCTCTTCGAAGCCGGCATCGACACACGCGTCGATACGATTATCGTCGTCTCCGCCGATCAGAAAACCCAATTGGCGCGCCTCAAGAAACGGAACGGCCTCACCGGCGCCGAAGCTCTCCGCCGAATCCGTAGCCAGATGCCGCTCACGATGAAAAGGCGCCGTGCAGACTATGTGCTCGACGGAACAAAGACGCGTTCAAATCTCGCTCAAGATGTCGCCCGACTTTTGATGCACTTTAAATCTCCGTCGCACTCCATAGCCTCTCCAGAATAG
- the trxB gene encoding thioredoxin-disulfide reductase — MHNLVIIGSGPAGLTAAVYAARANLAPLLIEGWQAGGQLTTTTEVENYPGFAKGIMGPELMKEMRAQAERFGTVFRTGDVTAVDVNTRPFTVTVDGEDTVETKTLIIATGASPITLGLPNEKRLWGHGVSSCATCDGFFFKGKELVVVGGGDSAMEEAMFLTKFATKVSVVHRRDKLRASKIMQDRAMKNEKIAFVWNSVVEEVLGQNSVTGVRVRNIVTGKVWDLPSAGLFLAIGHRPNTALFGGQLKLTDTGYLITSHGTATSIPGVFAAGDVQDANYRQAVTAAGTGCMAAIDAERFLEGMEKS, encoded by the coding sequence ATGCATAACCTCGTGATCATTGGATCTGGTCCCGCCGGGCTGACGGCAGCCGTTTATGCCGCCCGCGCGAATCTTGCTCCCCTGCTCATCGAAGGATGGCAGGCGGGTGGCCAACTCACGACCACCACCGAAGTTGAAAACTATCCCGGGTTTGCAAAAGGCATCATGGGTCCGGAATTGATGAAGGAGATGCGGGCCCAGGCAGAGCGGTTCGGCACGGTCTTTCGAACAGGCGACGTCACCGCAGTAGACGTCAACACTCGACCGTTTACAGTGACGGTGGACGGTGAAGATACCGTGGAAACGAAAACCTTGATCATTGCAACCGGTGCGTCTCCAATCACGCTTGGGCTCCCCAACGAAAAGCGTTTGTGGGGTCATGGGGTTTCGAGCTGCGCAACGTGCGATGGATTTTTCTTTAAAGGTAAGGAGCTCGTCGTCGTGGGTGGCGGAGACAGCGCGATGGAAGAAGCAATGTTTCTCACCAAGTTCGCGACCAAGGTATCGGTCGTTCATCGTCGGGACAAGCTGCGCGCGTCCAAGATCATGCAAGACCGAGCTATGAAGAATGAGAAGATTGCATTTGTCTGGAACAGCGTTGTCGAAGAGGTGCTCGGGCAAAACAGCGTCACCGGCGTCCGGGTCAGGAATATTGTCACTGGAAAGGTTTGGGATCTGCCCTCCGCAGGCCTCTTCTTGGCGATCGGCCATCGACCGAATACCGCACTTTTTGGCGGTCAGCTGAAGTTGACTGATACCGGCTATCTCATAACGAGTCACGGCACGGCGACAAGCATTCCCGGCGTGTTTGCTGCCGGAGATGTACAGGACGCCAATTATCGCCAAGCCGTTACGGCGGCGGGTACCGGCTGCATGGCTGCTATTGACGCCGAACGATTTCTTGAAGGCATGGAGAAGAGCTAA
- the thiI gene encoding tRNA 4-thiouridine(8) synthase ThiI, translated as MRCVIVHYHELALKGHNRDYFEQCLIRNIRTCLRDTRIQRVENLHSRIRIWLPPEANLEVVRDRLKRVCGIANFLLGRVILLQLSDPDLEALATAAVEEIDARSFSTFRITARRADKRLTLTSMDIEKALGAAVCDRTGKKVSLKNPDLTIHVELLSRDAFCSAEKIEGPGGMPVGVSGNVACLTSGGIDSPVAAYRMVKRGCVAVFVHFSGRPLVSRASEDKVRDLVQTLTAYQYDSRLYVIPFGEIQREIVVNTPAPFRVVLYRRMMVRIAEELARREQCWALVTGDSLGQVASQTPQNLCAVEDAAELPILRPLIGMDKREIVDEAKRIGTYETSIEQDEDCCKLFVPPHPSTKTRLDDVRKVERMLDVVALVKQGLEKAELIECSFPSAAEAIAKPHRPR; from the coding sequence ATGCGCTGTGTCATTGTCCACTATCATGAGCTAGCTCTTAAAGGTCACAACCGTGACTACTTCGAGCAATGCCTCATTCGCAATATTCGCACTTGCCTCAGAGACACAAGAATCCAGCGGGTGGAGAACCTCCACAGTCGTATCCGGATTTGGCTCCCGCCTGAAGCGAACCTCGAGGTGGTACGTGACCGGTTAAAGCGGGTGTGTGGGATCGCAAATTTTTTGCTCGGCCGTGTCATTCTTCTTCAGTTATCTGATCCGGACTTAGAGGCTCTCGCCACGGCCGCCGTCGAAGAGATTGACGCACGATCCTTTTCCACCTTCAGGATCACAGCCAGACGGGCCGACAAACGCTTGACCCTGACGTCAATGGATATCGAAAAAGCGCTTGGTGCCGCGGTCTGCGACAGAACCGGCAAGAAAGTCAGCTTGAAGAACCCTGACTTGACGATTCATGTCGAGCTCCTCTCACGGGATGCATTTTGTTCTGCCGAAAAAATCGAAGGACCTGGCGGCATGCCGGTGGGTGTCAGCGGGAACGTCGCGTGCCTTACTTCGGGGGGTATCGACTCGCCGGTGGCCGCCTATCGCATGGTGAAACGCGGCTGTGTCGCCGTCTTTGTGCACTTTTCCGGCCGCCCCTTGGTCAGTCGAGCCTCTGAGGATAAGGTTCGTGACCTCGTACAAACCCTGACGGCGTATCAATATGATTCCCGCCTCTATGTGATCCCCTTTGGAGAGATCCAGCGCGAGATTGTCGTCAACACACCCGCCCCGTTCCGTGTGGTGCTGTACCGGCGGATGATGGTTCGAATCGCCGAGGAACTGGCAAGGAGGGAGCAGTGTTGGGCGCTGGTGACGGGTGATAGCCTGGGCCAGGTCGCCTCGCAAACACCTCAGAACCTCTGTGCTGTTGAAGATGCAGCGGAATTGCCGATTCTCCGCCCGCTCATCGGAATGGATAAGCGCGAAATCGTCGATGAGGCAAAACGTATCGGCACCTACGAAACCTCAATCGAACAAGACGAGGACTGCTGCAAACTATTCGTGCCGCCCCACCCGAGCACCAAAACTCGTCTCGACGATGTGCGGAAAGTTGAGCGTATGCTGGATGTCGTGGCTTTGGTCAAACAAGGACTGGAAAAGGCTGAGCTGATCGAGTGTTCATTCCCTTCTGCAGCTGAGGCCATTGCAAAACCTCATCGGCCAAGGTAA